A single region of the Aurantiacibacter sp. MUD11 genome encodes:
- a CDS encoding tannase/feruloyl esterase family alpha/beta hydrolase, with product MRILTASASLLALASCTTADTAMPEETLLVGADACAAMASGTMQAMWVAAADGLPAFCEVSTTLHPVDGSNIGVVYRLPENWNGDVLGIGGGAWLGNTTLMAARDGLLKGYATMQTNGGHTSTEAWGNQWTINPIQAEDFSHRAIHTMTQEGKRVAASFYGRTHDNAVYSGCSTGGRMGLMEAQRYPADYDAVIVGAPVYTLQVQTSAVYRNGVFAEPGAAFTNEELQMVQDAAVAACDANDGLADGLINGPRQCSWQPRSLQCAPGESEGCLSPQQVDALMTLYNGQRASDGSWAMHPMSRGGEASWGFFNRADGAGQNADPTRGGGLMGLQPVIFGARAVDWENFSDANYLTVRNSDFADMYEADETDLSAFFERGGKLMLWHGENDAGPSPVLSNDYARAVYRDNLEAGTQFSYYLVPGMGHCSGGPGADRIDYLAAMEDWMETGQAPDYLLGGKADSDLVRPHCAWPNVARYNGSGDANDPSNWTCSPRN from the coding sequence ATGCGTATCCTGACCGCTTCCGCCAGCCTGCTGGCCCTCGCCTCCTGCACCACTGCCGACACGGCAATGCCCGAAGAAACCCTGCTCGTGGGCGCCGATGCCTGCGCTGCCATGGCCAGCGGCACGATGCAGGCCATGTGGGTCGCCGCGGCAGATGGGCTGCCCGCCTTCTGTGAGGTCAGCACCACGCTGCACCCGGTCGATGGCTCCAACATCGGCGTGGTCTATCGCCTGCCGGAGAACTGGAACGGGGACGTGCTGGGGATCGGCGGAGGAGCCTGGCTGGGCAATACCACGCTGATGGCTGCGCGCGACGGACTGCTGAAGGGCTACGCCACCATGCAGACCAACGGCGGCCACACCAGCACCGAGGCCTGGGGCAACCAGTGGACGATCAATCCCATCCAGGCCGAGGATTTCAGCCACCGCGCCATCCACACCATGACGCAGGAAGGCAAGCGCGTGGCCGCCAGCTTCTACGGCCGCACGCATGATAACGCCGTCTATTCCGGCTGCTCCACCGGTGGCCGCATGGGCCTGATGGAAGCGCAGCGCTATCCGGCGGACTATGACGCGGTGATTGTCGGCGCGCCGGTCTACACGCTGCAGGTGCAGACCAGCGCGGTCTATCGCAACGGCGTGTTCGCCGAGCCGGGTGCCGCGTTCACCAACGAAGAGCTGCAGATGGTGCAGGACGCCGCCGTTGCCGCCTGCGACGCCAATGATGGCTTGGCCGATGGCCTTATCAACGGCCCGCGCCAGTGCAGCTGGCAGCCGCGCAGCCTGCAATGCGCGCCGGGTGAAAGCGAGGGCTGTCTCAGCCCGCAGCAGGTCGATGCCCTGATGACGCTGTACAATGGGCAGCGCGCCTCCGACGGCAGCTGGGCCATGCACCCGATGAGCCGCGGCGGCGAAGCCTCATGGGGCTTCTTCAACCGCGCCGACGGTGCCGGTCAGAATGCCGATCCCACGCGCGGCGGCGGCCTGATGGGCCTGCAACCGGTGATCTTCGGCGCCCGTGCCGTCGACTGGGAGAACTTCTCCGACGCCAACTACCTGACCGTGCGCAATTCCGACTTCGCCGACATGTACGAGGCTGACGAGACCGACCTTTCCGCCTTCTTCGAACGTGGCGGCAAGCTGATGCTTTGGCATGGCGAGAACGATGCCGGGCCCAGCCCGGTGCTGTCGAACGACTATGCTCGCGCAGTCTACCGCGACAATCTCGAGGCCGGCACGCAGTTCAGCTACTACCTCGTCCCCGGCATGGGCCACTGTTCGGGCGGACCGGGCGCTGACCGGATCGACTACCTCGCCGCGATGGAAGACTGGATGGAGACGGGACAGGCGCCGGATTACCTGCTTGGCGGCAAGGCCGACAGCGACCTCGTCCGCCCGCATTGCGCATGGCCCAATGTCGCCCGCTACAACGGCAGCGGCGACGCTAACGATCCGTCGAACTGGACCTGCTCGCCGCGCAACTGA
- a CDS encoding SgcJ/EcaC family oxidoreductase, producing the protein MRRLAIATTACAALAAAIAAPLSAQDSRDVLDEHNQAYNTGDFEAFMGTFAEDAVVVVEGYEFRGRDAIAASYAPNFGPGAPRARIERMGRASGGGIVQRESYVYADGTEVCCTVTAIWVEGGEITRVLVDTGGLGG; encoded by the coding sequence ATGCGCCGTCTCGCAATCGCAACCACCGCCTGTGCCGCGCTCGCCGCTGCAATCGCTGCACCGCTCAGCGCGCAGGACTCGCGCGACGTGCTCGACGAGCACAACCAGGCCTACAACACCGGCGATTTCGAGGCCTTCATGGGCACCTTTGCCGAGGATGCCGTGGTCGTGGTCGAGGGCTACGAGTTCCGCGGGCGCGACGCGATTGCCGCGAGCTACGCCCCCAACTTCGGCCCCGGCGCTCCCCGCGCGCGGATCGAGCGCATGGGCCGTGCTTCGGGCGGCGGCATCGTCCAGCGTGAAAGCTATGTCTACGCCGACGGCACGGAAGTGTGCTGCACCGTCACCGCCATCTGGGTGGAAGGCGGCGAGATCACTCGCGTGCTGGTCGACACGGGCGGCCTTGGCGGCTGA
- a CDS encoding ATP-dependent DNA helicase, whose translation MASPAPLPLPALHASHAGSWICPANGSARGVSKGEAVMAAADTPHLILNAPLVATRLGYPDLSGLDLLELFAFVHPAKFCVPTPKGLAHAVGLAEPEDGGDVPLLLQRAAAILLSHCEAEDWEEREGAWSVLQSLARLRWPWATVLAPHVRPPQSAEKWLFSRLPEWEESAERPQPAQVALDEAAIEGQLERLTGAGAERREGQRDYARNVGSIFAPRERQEKPHVLLAQAGTGIGKTLGYLAPASLWAEQSGGTVWVSTYTKNLQRQLRAESQRAWPERRADGTRPVVVRKGRENYLCLLNLEDALQGGFGGRAAVLAQLVARWAAFSQDGDMIGGDLPGWLGTLFRQRAIKSLTDQRGECVYAGCPHYRKCFIERAARASAQADLVIANHALVMVNAARGRDHAQRPTRIVFDEGHHVFDAADSTFAAALTGQEAIELKRWILGPERGSKGRRRGLAARLADVASYDEAGSEAIDAAVEAAQALPGEGWIGRLAENEPSGPIEALLAAVRALTYARDESGALDAGYGIETEAAGLDGDFIERAQAAAQALAEIRGPLIKLGLRLEAMLEDAPDWLDGQGRARIEGARFSLSWRIDTLAAWEALLNRLGGPADPEFVDWLSVERNDSREFDIGLHRRFLDPMKPFARVVLEPAHGVMLTSATLTDRAAEGPDWPTAIARSGATHIEVHPQLADATSPFDYASNAEVLIVTDVKKGDLAGLAGAYARLIEASQGGVLGLFTAIRRLRAVHGRIADRLAREGLPLYAQHVDPIDTGTLVDIFRDDPHSSLLGTDALRDGVDVPGESLRCVVMEQVPWPKPSILHRARRAANGGSTYDDQIIRGRLAQAFGRLIRTREDRGHFVVLSPAFPSRLLTAFPPGVPVIRLTLDEALQRVAAGVSCPAGASEEDVHE comes from the coding sequence ATGGCCTCCCCCGCGCCCCTTCCCCTCCCCGCATTGCACGCCAGCCATGCGGGCAGCTGGATCTGTCCGGCGAACGGCAGCGCACGCGGGGTTTCCAAGGGTGAAGCGGTAATGGCGGCGGCGGATACGCCGCATTTGATCCTCAATGCTCCGCTGGTGGCGACGCGGCTGGGCTATCCGGATCTTTCGGGGCTGGACCTGCTGGAGCTGTTCGCCTTCGTCCATCCGGCAAAGTTCTGCGTGCCGACGCCAAAGGGCCTTGCCCATGCTGTCGGACTGGCCGAGCCCGAAGACGGCGGCGACGTACCGCTACTTTTGCAACGGGCCGCCGCCATCCTGCTATCGCATTGCGAGGCGGAGGACTGGGAAGAGCGCGAAGGCGCGTGGAGCGTGCTGCAATCGCTGGCGCGCTTGCGCTGGCCCTGGGCGACGGTGCTCGCGCCGCACGTTCGCCCACCGCAAAGCGCCGAGAAGTGGCTGTTCTCCCGCCTGCCCGAATGGGAGGAAAGCGCCGAGCGCCCGCAGCCCGCCCAGGTGGCGCTGGACGAAGCGGCGATTGAGGGACAACTCGAACGCCTGACCGGCGCAGGGGCGGAGCGGCGCGAGGGCCAGCGCGACTATGCCCGCAACGTCGGCAGCATCTTCGCCCCGCGCGAACGGCAGGAGAAGCCGCACGTGCTGCTGGCACAGGCGGGCACAGGCATCGGCAAGACGCTGGGCTATCTCGCCCCCGCCTCGCTGTGGGCGGAGCAGTCGGGCGGCACCGTCTGGGTGAGCACCTATACCAAGAACCTGCAACGGCAGTTGCGCGCCGAAAGCCAGCGCGCCTGGCCGGAGCGGCGCGCCGACGGCACCCGGCCGGTGGTGGTGCGTAAGGGGCGGGAGAACTACCTGTGCCTGCTCAACCTGGAGGACGCCCTGCAAGGCGGCTTCGGCGGCCGCGCGGCCGTGCTGGCACAGCTGGTGGCACGCTGGGCTGCCTTTTCGCAGGACGGCGACATGATCGGCGGCGACCTGCCCGGCTGGTTGGGCACCTTGTTCCGCCAGCGCGCCATCAAGTCGCTGACCGACCAGCGCGGCGAATGCGTCTATGCCGGCTGTCCGCACTATCGGAAGTGCTTCATCGAACGCGCCGCGCGGGCCAGCGCGCAGGCCGATCTCGTCATCGCCAACCATGCGCTGGTGATGGTCAACGCCGCGCGCGGACGCGACCACGCGCAGCGCCCCACGCGCATCGTCTTCGACGAGGGACACCATGTCTTCGACGCCGCCGACAGCACCTTCGCCGCCGCGCTGACCGGGCAGGAAGCAATCGAGCTGAAGCGCTGGATCCTCGGCCCCGAACGCGGATCCAAGGGGCGCCGTCGTGGCCTCGCCGCACGGCTGGCCGATGTCGCGAGCTACGACGAAGCCGGCAGTGAAGCCATCGATGCCGCGGTCGAGGCAGCGCAGGCGCTGCCCGGCGAAGGCTGGATCGGGCGGCTGGCGGAGAACGAGCCTTCGGGACCGATAGAGGCGCTGTTGGCCGCCGTGCGTGCCCTCACCTACGCGCGCGACGAGAGCGGCGCGCTGGACGCCGGCTATGGCATCGAGACCGAGGCCGCCGGGCTCGACGGCGACTTCATCGAACGCGCGCAGGCCGCTGCGCAGGCGCTGGCCGAAATTCGCGGACCGCTGATCAAGCTGGGCCTGCGGCTGGAAGCCATGCTGGAGGACGCCCCCGACTGGCTCGACGGCCAGGGCCGCGCCCGGATCGAAGGTGCGCGCTTCTCGCTCAGCTGGCGGATCGATACGCTGGCGGCGTGGGAAGCCCTGCTCAACCGACTGGGCGGTCCGGCAGACCCCGAATTCGTCGACTGGCTGAGCGTCGAGCGCAACGATTCGCGCGAGTTCGATATCGGCCTCCACCGCCGCTTCCTCGACCCGATGAAGCCCTTTGCCCGGGTCGTGCTGGAGCCTGCGCACGGCGTCATGCTGACCAGCGCCACGCTGACCGACCGCGCGGCCGAGGGGCCGGACTGGCCGACCGCCATCGCCCGGTCGGGTGCGACGCACATCGAAGTCCACCCGCAACTGGCCGATGCCACCAGTCCGTTCGACTATGCCAGCAATGCCGAAGTGCTGATCGTCACCGACGTCAAGAAGGGCGACCTGGCCGGCCTTGCCGGGGCCTATGCCCGGCTGATCGAGGCGAGCCAGGGCGGCGTGCTGGGGCTGTTCACCGCCATCCGCCGCCTCCGCGCCGTGCACGGTCGCATCGCCGACCGGCTCGCCCGCGAGGGCCTGCCACTCTACGCCCAGCACGTCGATCCGATCGACACCGGCACGCTGGTGGACATCTTCCGCGACGATCCGCATTCCAGCCTGCTGGGCACCGATGCCCTGCGCGACGGTGTCGACGTGCCGGGGGAATCGCTTCGCTGCGTGGTGATGGAGCAGGTCCCCTGGCCCAAGCCCAGCATCCTCCACCGCGCCCGCCGCGCGGCCAATGGCGGCAGTACCTATGACGACCAGATCATTCGCGGGCGGCTGGCCCAGGCATTCGGGCGGCTGATCCGCACGCGCGAGGATCGCGGGCACTTCGTCGTGCTGTCCCCCGCGTTCCCCTCCCGCCTGCTCACCGCATTCCCGCCCGGCGTGCCTGTCATCCGCCTGACCCTCGACGAGGCTTTACAACGGGTCGCAGCAGGTGTTTCCTGCCCAGCGGGTGCCAGCGAAGAGGATGTGCACGAGTGA
- a CDS encoding SixA phosphatase family protein, translated as MKRLGLLRHAKSDWDDMSLRDFDRGLNQRGRKGAALMGEHIIGQGTKWDLVLASPAERVKRTLEASGLQVPARFEEEAYLADAATLLRLLADCNDRAESVLLMGHNPGLQELALELVAPENENALFNEVMQKYPTAAFAQFELDIDSWREIAPGCGRLVHFARPRDLDPELGPQSVG; from the coding sequence GTGAAACGCCTTGGCCTCCTGCGCCACGCCAAGTCCGACTGGGATGACATGAGCCTGCGGGATTTCGACCGCGGCCTGAACCAGCGCGGCCGCAAGGGCGCGGCCCTGATGGGCGAACACATCATCGGCCAAGGCACCAAGTGGGACCTCGTTCTCGCCAGCCCGGCGGAGCGGGTGAAGCGCACATTGGAAGCAAGCGGCCTGCAGGTGCCCGCCCGGTTCGAGGAGGAAGCCTATCTTGCCGATGCGGCCACGCTGCTGCGGCTGCTGGCCGATTGCAACGACCGGGCAGAATCGGTGCTGCTGATGGGGCACAATCCGGGCCTGCAGGAGCTGGCGCTGGAACTGGTCGCTCCCGAAAATGAGAACGCCCTGTTCAACGAAGTCATGCAGAAGTATCCGACCGCCGCCTTCGCGCAGTTCGAACTCGATATCGACAGCTGGCGCGAGATCGCGCCGGGCTGCGGCCGGCTGGTTCACTTCGCGCGCCCACGCGACCTCGACCCCGAGCTGGGACCGCAGAGCGTCGGCTAG
- a CDS encoding MerR family transcriptional regulator, translated as MSELPPPTDRFDDGKAPDAMRTIGEVSAAFGIKPHVLRYWEQQFPMLSPLKRSGGRRLYRPDDVALVERIDDLVNRQGYTLKGAQKALKGGSATSPRKAETTAVAAEQPSPESNGANSPQVLERLRGIRSRLDAALTR; from the coding sequence ATGAGCGAATTGCCGCCTCCAACCGATCGCTTCGACGATGGCAAGGCACCGGATGCCATGCGCACCATCGGAGAGGTCTCGGCGGCATTCGGCATCAAGCCGCACGTGTTGCGGTATTGGGAGCAGCAGTTCCCGATGCTCTCGCCGCTCAAGCGCAGCGGCGGGCGGAGGCTTTACCGACCGGACGATGTCGCCTTGGTGGAACGGATCGACGATCTGGTGAACCGCCAAGGCTACACGCTGAAGGGCGCGCAGAAGGCCCTGAAGGGTGGCTCTGCGACTTCGCCGCGCAAGGCGGAAACCACGGCTGTTGCTGCCGAGCAGCCCTCGCCGGAGAGCAACGGCGCGAATTCGCCGCAAGTGCTTGAACGCCTGCGTGGAATTCGCAGCCGACTGGATGCCGCGCTTACCCGGTAA
- a CDS encoding integration host factor subunit alpha: MRSVGTLTRADLAETINHKMGFSRAESLDLVEAILAKMCDAMTDGENVKISGFGSFILRDKKERIGRNPKTGVEVPITPRRVMTFRASQKLKERIAQG; the protein is encoded by the coding sequence ATGCGATCCGTGGGAACGTTGACCCGGGCCGATCTCGCCGAGACAATCAATCATAAGATGGGCTTTTCCCGGGCCGAGAGCCTGGACTTGGTCGAAGCCATTCTCGCCAAGATGTGTGACGCCATGACCGATGGCGAAAACGTCAAGATCTCCGGATTCGGCAGCTTTATCCTGCGCGACAAGAAGGAACGCATCGGCCGCAACCCGAAGACGGGTGTCGAAGTGCCGATCACGCCGCGCCGGGTCATGACGTTCCGTGCCAGCCAGAAGCTGAAAGAGCGCATCGCGCAAGGCTGA
- a CDS encoding beta-ketoacyl-ACP synthase III, whose amino-acid sequence MIRSVLKGTGSALPKNCVSNDELAKRVDTSDEWIRERTGITQRYIAAEGETTGSLATAAAQAALDDAGLTIEDIDLIVLATATPDNTFPATATQVQHRLGGARFPAFDVAAVCSGFLYALTTADAMLRTGMAKRAIVIGAETFSRILDWEDRTTCVLFGDGAGAFVIEAQDVAEDGAGIIASRLHAEGEHCEMLYVDGGPSSTGEVGKVRMKGREVFRHAVVNLAGVLEEVLTEAGCQPSDIDWVVPHQANLRILDATARKLGLPMERVVVTVDQHANTSAASVPLAFDVAKKDGRIKPGDLVMLEAMGGGFTWGASLLRV is encoded by the coding sequence GTGATCCGTTCGGTACTCAAGGGCACGGGCTCCGCCCTGCCAAAGAACTGCGTCAGCAATGACGAGTTGGCCAAGCGCGTCGATACCAGCGACGAATGGATCCGCGAACGCACCGGGATTACCCAGCGCTATATCGCCGCTGAGGGGGAGACCACCGGCTCGCTGGCGACCGCAGCCGCGCAGGCCGCTCTCGACGATGCGGGCCTGACCATCGAAGATATCGACTTGATCGTGCTGGCCACGGCCACGCCCGACAATACCTTCCCGGCCACGGCCACGCAGGTGCAGCACCGGCTGGGCGGCGCACGTTTCCCGGCGTTCGACGTCGCGGCCGTGTGCTCGGGCTTCCTCTATGCGCTGACCACCGCCGATGCCATGCTCCGCACCGGCATGGCCAAGCGCGCCATCGTCATCGGCGCGGAAACCTTCAGCCGCATCCTCGACTGGGAAGACCGCACCACCTGCGTGCTGTTCGGCGACGGTGCGGGCGCCTTCGTCATCGAGGCACAGGACGTCGCTGAAGATGGCGCCGGAATCATCGCCAGCCGCCTGCATGCCGAGGGCGAGCATTGCGAAATGCTCTATGTCGACGGCGGTCCGTCAAGCACGGGCGAGGTCGGCAAGGTGCGGATGAAGGGCCGCGAGGTCTTCCGCCATGCCGTGGTGAACCTTGCCGGCGTGCTGGAAGAAGTGCTGACCGAGGCCGGGTGCCAGCCGAGCGATATCGACTGGGTCGTGCCGCACCAGGCCAACCTGCGCATCCTCGATGCCACCGCGCGCAAGCTGGGGCTGCCGATGGAACGGGTGGTGGTGACGGTCGACCAGCATGCCAACACATCGGCTGCCTCGGTGCCGCTGGCATTCGACGTGGCGAAGAAGGACGGGCGCATCAAGCCGGGCGACCTGGTGATGCTGGAAGCCATGGGTGGCGGCTTCACCTGGGGCGCGAGTTTGTTGCGGGTCTAG
- the plsX gene encoding phosphate acyltransferase PlsX — protein MSLPRIAVDAMGGDHGVRVMVEGAALARRRHDKFKFLLVGDEERIKAALDDHPGMREASEILHCEDVVAGDEKPSRALRRAKTTSMGLAIQAVKDGKAGAAVSAGNTGALMAMSKLALRTMPGIDRPALAALLPTLKEHDVVMLDLGANTEADARNLVQYAIMGAAYSRIVTGFDKPRVRLLNIGTEDIKGTDALRDAAAALQEATDLALQFDGFIESDKINRGEVDVVVTDGFSGNIALKAIEGTARFVTDLLKTAFSSSLRSKFGFLVSRPATELLKHHLDPNNHNGGVFLGLNGVIVKSHGSANAQGVANAVAVTARMLEADITRRITADLAALGEDALRESHNGSATTDSAGAK, from the coding sequence ATGAGCCTGCCCCGTATCGCGGTCGATGCGATGGGCGGGGACCATGGCGTGCGCGTCATGGTCGAAGGTGCTGCCCTGGCGCGTCGTCGCCACGACAAGTTCAAATTCCTGCTGGTGGGTGACGAGGAGCGGATCAAGGCCGCGCTCGACGATCATCCCGGCATGCGCGAGGCATCCGAAATACTCCACTGCGAGGATGTGGTGGCGGGCGACGAGAAGCCCAGCCGCGCGCTGCGTCGTGCCAAGACCACCAGCATGGGCCTCGCCATCCAGGCGGTGAAGGACGGCAAGGCCGGCGCCGCCGTCAGTGCCGGCAACACCGGCGCGCTGATGGCGATGAGCAAGCTGGCCCTGCGCACCATGCCCGGCATTGACCGGCCCGCGCTGGCCGCGCTCCTGCCCACGCTGAAAGAGCACGACGTGGTCATGCTCGACCTTGGCGCGAACACCGAGGCGGATGCCCGCAACCTGGTGCAATACGCCATCATGGGCGCCGCATATTCGCGGATTGTCACGGGTTTCGACAAGCCGCGTGTGCGCCTGCTGAACATCGGCACCGAGGATATCAAGGGCACCGATGCGCTGCGCGATGCCGCAGCCGCGCTGCAGGAAGCCACCGATCTCGCCCTGCAGTTCGACGGCTTCATCGAAAGCGACAAGATCAACCGCGGTGAAGTGGACGTGGTGGTGACGGACGGCTTCTCCGGCAACATCGCCCTCAAGGCGATCGAGGGCACGGCGCGCTTCGTGACCGACCTGCTGAAGACCGCCTTCTCGTCCTCGCTGCGTTCGAAGTTCGGCTTCCTCGTGTCGCGTCCGGCGACCGAACTGCTGAAGCACCACCTCGATCCCAACAATCACAACGGCGGGGTCTTCCTCGGCCTCAACGGCGTGATCGTGAAGTCGCATGGCAGCGCCAATGCGCAGGGCGTCGCCAATGCGGTGGCGGTTACGGCGCGGATGCTGGAAGCCGACATTACCCGCCGGATTACCGCCGACCTTGCTGCGCTTGGCGAAGACGCCCTGCGCGAAAGCCACAATGGGTCGGCGACGACGGACAGCGCGGGGGCTAAGTGA
- the rpmF gene encoding 50S ribosomal protein L32: protein MAVPKRKVSPHRRGNRRAHDSLKVEAFHECSNCGELKRPHMLCNACGHYNGRQVVEPKGL from the coding sequence ATGGCTGTCCCTAAAAGAAAAGTTTCGCCGCATCGCCGGGGCAATCGCCGGGCGCACGATTCGCTGAAGGTCGAAGCCTTCCACGAATGCTCCAACTGTGGCGAGCTGAAGCGTCCGCACATGCTTTGCAATGCTTGCGGCCACTACAACGGCCGCCAGGTCGTTGAGCCCAAGGGTCTCTAA
- a CDS encoding MAPEG family protein, with protein sequence MAELHITLLSAGLAALINLWLSMRCGKARQAAKVAHGDGGDVALGRHMRAHANFAEYTPIALVLILVLELSGQAGWLLGSTALVFLLGRVLHAIGMQDEKPALPRMLGMMTTMLPYLIWIVWAALVAFEVV encoded by the coding sequence ATGGCGGAACTGCACATCACCCTGCTTAGCGCAGGCCTCGCGGCACTCATCAACCTGTGGTTGTCGATGCGCTGCGGCAAGGCACGACAGGCAGCGAAGGTTGCGCATGGCGACGGCGGCGACGTGGCGCTTGGGCGGCACATGCGCGCCCATGCCAATTTCGCCGAATATACACCGATCGCGCTGGTGCTGATCCTGGTGCTGGAACTGTCCGGTCAGGCCGGCTGGCTGCTCGGAAGCACCGCGCTGGTATTCCTGCTGGGCCGCGTGCTGCACGCCATCGGCATGCAGGATGAAAAGCCTGCCTTGCCCCGCATGCTGGGCATGATGACGACGATGCTGCCCTACCTGATCTGGATCGTCTGGGCGGCGCTTGTCGCCTTCGAGGTGGTCTAG
- a CDS encoding MBL fold metallo-hydrolase: MQEAPIRAAIIPVTAFQQNCSLVWCSKTMRGVLVDPGGDLDRLKDAVARAGVTLEKILLTHGHADHCGQAGMLAKELGLPIEGPHEDDRFWISRLEDDGPRFQMQCEVFEPDRWLKDGDTVTFGEVEMEVIHCPGHTPGHVVFFHRPTNFAFVGDVLFQGSIGRTDFPMGNHQDLLDAITQKLWPLGDGVTFVPGHGPTSTFGHERQTNQFVSDAAMAARG; the protein is encoded by the coding sequence ATGCAAGAAGCACCGATCCGCGCCGCCATCATTCCCGTTACCGCCTTCCAGCAGAACTGCTCGCTGGTATGGTGTTCCAAGACCATGCGCGGCGTGCTGGTCGATCCCGGCGGCGACCTCGACAGGCTGAAGGACGCCGTGGCACGGGCCGGGGTGACGCTGGAGAAGATCCTCCTCACCCACGGCCATGCCGACCACTGCGGACAGGCGGGTATGCTGGCCAAGGAACTGGGCCTGCCGATCGAAGGCCCGCACGAGGACGACCGCTTCTGGATCAGCCGCCTCGAAGACGATGGTCCGCGTTTCCAGATGCAGTGCGAAGTGTTCGAGCCCGACCGCTGGCTGAAGGACGGCGATACCGTCACATTCGGCGAGGTGGAGATGGAGGTGATCCATTGTCCTGGGCACACGCCGGGCCACGTGGTCTTCTTCCATCGGCCCACCAATTTCGCCTTTGTCGGCGACGTGCTGTTCCAGGGCAGTATCGGGCGCACCGATTTCCCCATGGGCAACCATCAGGACTTGCTCGACGCGATCACCCAGAAGCTCTGGCCACTAGGCGATGGCGTGACCTTCGTGCCGGGGCATGGCCCCACCAGCACCTTCGGTCACGAGCGGCAGACCAACCAGTTCGTCAGCGATGCCGCGATGGCGGCTCGCGGCTAG
- a CDS encoding GNAT family N-acetyltransferase, with protein sequence MNELTYREASMADLPFLDALIEADEVAAARDIAPPDNHGQQQEAMRAIEADPNHELWIVELDGTPVASFQLSYLPGVSRKGAWRGQIESVRVTPELRGKGVGAAMMRWAIARCEERGCGVVQLTSDVNRPDAHRFYERLGFSATHAGFKLRL encoded by the coding sequence ATGAACGAACTGACCTATCGCGAGGCCAGCATGGCCGACCTGCCCTTCCTCGACGCGCTGATCGAGGCCGACGAGGTGGCCGCCGCGCGCGACATCGCCCCGCCCGACAACCACGGCCAACAGCAGGAGGCGATGCGGGCGATAGAAGCCGATCCCAATCACGAATTGTGGATAGTCGAACTGGACGGTACGCCCGTCGCCAGCTTCCAGCTCAGCTACCTGCCCGGCGTATCCCGCAAGGGCGCCTGGCGCGGCCAGATCGAGAGCGTGCGGGTCACGCCCGAGCTGCGCGGCAAGGGCGTGGGTGCGGCGATGATGCGCTGGGCGATTGCGCGCTGCGAGGAGCGAGGCTGCGGGGTGGTGCAACTGACCAGCGACGTGAATCGTCCGGACGCGCACCGGTTTTACGAAAGGCTCGGCTTCTCGGCGACTCACGCCGGGTTCAAGCTGCGGCTCTGA
- a CDS encoding ester cyclase: MAIKDDVLAFFDACETGKGWAVCKQWCKPDAGFSAQADALADVSTLEGYTDWMAGMAGLMPDARYDMLAFGHDEERGAISAAAVFHGTHTGEGGPVPPTGKAAASDYCYVIKLEDGKISHMTKIWNDVQALRQIGWA; this comes from the coding sequence ATGGCAATCAAGGACGATGTGCTCGCGTTTTTCGACGCCTGCGAAACCGGCAAGGGATGGGCTGTCTGCAAGCAGTGGTGCAAGCCCGATGCCGGCTTTTCGGCACAAGCGGACGCGCTGGCGGATGTGAGCACCCTGGAAGGCTATACGGACTGGATGGCCGGCATGGCCGGACTGATGCCCGACGCCCGCTATGACATGCTGGCCTTCGGTCATGACGAGGAACGCGGAGCCATCAGCGCGGCAGCTGTCTTCCATGGCACACACACCGGCGAAGGTGGCCCCGTACCGCCCACGGGCAAGGCGGCGGCTTCCGACTACTGCTATGTCATCAAGCTGGAAGACGGGAAGATCAGCCACATGACCAAGATCTGGAACGACGTGCAGGCCTTGCGGCAGATTGGCTGGGCCTAG